The nucleotide window CACCGAAGAGACCGGAGCACAGATAAACATTGATGATGACGGAACTGTCACCATTGCATGCACAAGCGTGGAGGGCACCAACGCAGCGCTTGCCACCATCAAAACCCTGCTAGCCAAACCGGAAGTCGGAACCGTATACCTCGGCAAGGTGCGCGATATCCGTGACGAGCTCGGCGCTTTTGTCGAGTTCCTGCCGAAAACTGACGGACTGGTCCACATCTCGGAGATATCATCAACCGAACGGGTCAATAAAGTCAGCGACCACCTGAATATCGGTGACAAGATCAAGGTAAAACTGGTCGATGTACGCAAAGACCCCCGTACCGGAAAAACCCGATTTGCACTCTCCATAAAAGCTGTGGAGAACGAACCGGAAGCAGCACAGGAGCCTGTCGCTGCAAACGACTGAACATGACAACACTGAAAAAGCAGTGCAGCCAAACCTGCACTGCTTTTTTTTATCCCTCCCGTTCTTATTGATGGGAGAGTTCGCTTTATTGACCTCTGGTTATTTATTTCAGAGATCTCATTCATCCGTAACACCATGAAGTACGATTTTTCAAAAACAGAAAAGAAATGGCAGGCATACTGGCAGCAGCAGGAGAGCTTTAAAACCGCAGAAACTGCCGATAAACCGAAATACTATGTGCTCGACATGTTTCCCTACCCCAGCGGCTCAGGACTCCATGTCGGCCATCTGGAAGGGTACACCGCCTCGGATATAACCGCGCGCTACAAAAGGAGCTGCGGCTTCAATGTACTGCACCCGATGGGATGGGATGCTTTCGGCCTTCCGGCAGAACAGTTTGCCATCAAAACAGGCACCCACCCGAGAATAACAACCGAACAGAACATCAGAAGCTTCAAGGAGACCCTGCAGGCAATGGGCTTCTCCTACGATTGGTCCAGGGAGATAAACACAACCGATCCGGGATACTTCAAATGGACACAGTGGATTTTTCTCCGGCTCTATGAAATGGGGCTTGCCTATATGTCCGAAGTTGACGTCAACTGGTGCGAAGAGCTTAAAACCGTTCTTGCCAATGAAGAGGTTGAAGAAAAAATTGCCGATGGCTACACCGTTATCCGCCGTCCCCTGCGGCAGTGGGTGCTTAAAATCACCGCTTACGCCGAGCGTCTGATCGCCGATCTCGATGAAGTGGATTGGCCGGAAAATGTCAAACAGATGCAGCGCAACTGGATAGGCCGGTCAGAAGGTGTTGAGATTGATTTTGAACTCCGCTGCCACAAAAGCAAACTCAAGGTCTATACTACCCGTCCTGATACCCTTTTCGGGGCAACCTATCTGGTTATCTCTCCCGAGCATCCGCTTGCAGAAAAACTTGCAACAGCTCCGCAGCTTGTTGCGGTAAAAGAGTACATCCGGCAGGCAAAACTGAAAACAGAACTTGAACGCACCGGGCTGCAGAAAGAGAAAACCGGTGTCTTTACCGGCTCCTATGCCATAAACCCTGCAACCAATGAGCCCCTTCCAGTCTGGATTTCCGACTTTGTCCTGACAAGCTACGGTACCGGAGCGATCATGTCGGTTCCGGCACACGACCAGCGGGACTGGGAGTTCGCCAAACAGTACAACCTCCCGATCATTGAGGTGATCAAAAGCCCCCATGATGTAGAGGAGAAGGTATTTGACGAGAAAAACAGCATCCCGGTCAACTCGTCAAACAGTGAAATATCACTCGACGGGCTCCCCTTCAGGGAGGCTTTTGAATGCATGGCCTCATGGCTTGAATCGAAAAATCTGGGCGCACGAAAAGTAAACTACAAACTCCGCGACTGGATATTCAGCCGCCAGCGATACTGGGGTGAACCG belongs to Candidatus Chlorobium masyuteum and includes:
- the leuS gene encoding leucine--tRNA ligase, which translates into the protein MKYDFSKTEKKWQAYWQQQESFKTAETADKPKYYVLDMFPYPSGSGLHVGHLEGYTASDITARYKRSCGFNVLHPMGWDAFGLPAEQFAIKTGTHPRITTEQNIRSFKETLQAMGFSYDWSREINTTDPGYFKWTQWIFLRLYEMGLAYMSEVDVNWCEELKTVLANEEVEEKIADGYTVIRRPLRQWVLKITAYAERLIADLDEVDWPENVKQMQRNWIGRSEGVEIDFELRCHKSKLKVYTTRPDTLFGATYLVISPEHPLAEKLATAPQLVAVKEYIRQAKLKTELERTGLQKEKTGVFTGSYAINPATNEPLPVWISDFVLTSYGTGAIMSVPAHDQRDWEFAKQYNLPIIEVIKSPHDVEEKVFDEKNSIPVNSSNSEISLDGLPFREAFECMASWLESKNLGARKVNYKLRDWIFSRQRYWGEPIPIKHYEDGTLRTENTLPLVLPEVEAYHPSSTGESPLANIAEWLLGSDEFGDFRRETNTMPQWAGSCWYYLRFIDPANTNALIDPEKERYWMNVDLYIGGAEHAVLHLLYARFWHKVLFDLGVVSTREPFRKLFNQGMILGEDNEKMSKSRGNVIPADHVLERYGADAVRLYEMFLGPLEQVKPWNTNGIEGISRFLSKVWRLFHSDSDRDEESPAAKLSDDPMPEELLRKMHKTIRKVGEDTENLKFNTAISEMMVFVNELHKAGCRNREAVETLLILLAPYAPHITEELWEAAGHSSSISKAPFPSYRPELVEDSVLTIAVQINGKLRGTFQAPSKSPKALLLEEALKVESVIKFLEGKSIVREIVVPDKLVNFAVK